A portion of the Bubalus kerabau isolate K-KA32 ecotype Philippines breed swamp buffalo chromosome 1, PCC_UOA_SB_1v2, whole genome shotgun sequence genome contains these proteins:
- the LOC129641403 gene encoding taste receptor type 2 member 10-like, which yields MLSIVEGLLLFVAVNESVLGVLGNGFIGLVNCINCVKNKKISTLSLILTGLASSRFCLIWIITTDAYVRVFSPDTYLSGNLSQYIAYLWIIMNQSSVWFTTSLSIFYFLKIANFSHCIFLWLKGHITKILLLLMGCLPISWLFTFPNITVPFINNIMKNRSTTGLVTMQKSEYFISQILFNIGTFLVFILCLITCFLIITSLWRHNRRMQLNATGVRDPSTEAHIKAMKILVSFIILFILYFVGTAIQILSVTVPENKLLFIFGMTTTILYPCGHSFILILGNSKLKQASLRVLKLLKC from the coding sequence ATGCTGAGTATAGTAGAAGGCCTTCTCCTTTTTGTAGCAGTTAATGAGTCAGTATTGGGGGTTTTAGGAAATGGGTTTATTGGACTAGTAAACTGCATTAACTGTGTGAAAAATAAGAAGATCTCTACACTCAGCCTTATTCTCACTGGCTTAGCCTCTTCCAGATTTTGCCTGATATGGATAATAACTACAGATGCATACGTGAGAGTGTTTTCTCCAGATACGTATTTGTCTGGTAATCTAAGTCAATATATAGCTTACTTATGGATAATTATGAATCAATCAAGTGTCTGGTTTACCACCAGCCTCAGCATCTTCTACTTCCTGAAAATAGCCAACTTTTCCCACTGCATTTTTCTCTGGCTGAAGGGTCACATCACTAAGATTCTTCTTCTTCTAATGGGATGTTTGCCCATTTCATGGTTATTTACTTTTCCAAACATTACAGTgccttttattaataatattatgaaGAACAGAAGCACAACTGGGTTGGTCACCATGCAGAAAAGTGAATACTTTATAAGTCAGATTTTGTTCAATATTGGAACATTTCTTGTCTTTATACTATGCCTGATTACATGTTTCTTAATAATCACTTCCCTTTGGAGGCACAACAGGAGGATGCAATTGAATGCCACAGGAGTCAGAGACCCCAGTACAGAAGCACATATCAAAGCAATGAAGATCTTGGTGTCTTTTATCATCCTTTTTATCCTGTATTTTGTAGGCACTGCCATACAAATATTAAGTGTGACAGTGCCTGAAAACAAACTGCTGTTTATTTTCGGTATGACAACCACCATCCTCTATCCCTGTGGACACTCATTTATCCTAATTCTTGGAAACAGCAAGCTTAAGCAAGCCTCTTTGAGGGTACTGAAGCTATTAAAGTGTTAG